The nucleotide sequence TTCTGACTCGCTAAAGTATTGCGAAGCATCAGCTCCATTCAGGTAAGAGATGAGTGATTGCAGGGCTGGTCTTAGTCCGGCGTAATTTTGAGAAGCTAAATCCGGCCAGTCGCGGTCTTGTCCCGTCCTGTTTTTCCGAACGAGAGCCAAATTCATGTAGGCACGCAAGTTATAGTACACATAATGCTGAGACCTGACACGTGATTTCTCATTCGGCAATGCTCCATCAGCAGTTAACTGCGTATCAATTTTTTGTTTAACAGGCATTATGTGTGATGATGAATTCAAGTATTGCTTCTGTTCGGTAAACAAGAAATAAACAGCTCTTTGAACATCCAGCCATGTTGAAATATTGGTAGACTCAAAAGCATCAGCGTTATAATTTTGTATGATCCACCTTGTGAATTTAAAAAACCACTTCTTCATTTCTACATGGTCGTTATGGGTCCAGTGATGGCTGTTATATAGAAGGCTAATGGCCTCAATAACATTTATAAAGTCGTTTGCATCAATGATTCCCTGAGCCATGCCCTGATTGTCGTTTACGCCTAAGGCAACCTGAGCATATTTCATATTTGGTTTCATGCGGGTTGAGGGATTCAAAAACCAACCTTTGATGAGTTCAGTTGCCTTTTCAGCATATTTCTCTTGATTAGTATAAAAATAGGCAAGACTGAGTGCATATACGGCAGATGAAAATCGTGCAAGTTTTGGGCGGTCATAATCATAAATTTCGGGATTCGTTTGGCCGTCTCTGATATCATCATAAACACCTGTTGAGTCATTCGGCCAGGCATATCTTGAAAGGCTCATATAATCATGATTATCTCCGCTTG is from Balneolaceae bacterium and encodes:
- a CDS encoding alginate lyase family protein — encoded protein: MKNKHRWFTILILIIAGGFVLQSCNESLEIPDFTESNTGPYILNVRHMEFIKEHRDSLPIVSRDYDLLISGADRLLDEEFAYVTDKEKLPPSGDNHDYMSLSRYAWPNDSTGVYDDIRDGQTNPEIYDYDRPKLARFSSAVYALSLAYFYTNQEKYAEKATELIKGWFLNPSTRMKPNMKYAQVALGVNDNQGMAQGIIDANDFINVIEAISLLYNSHHWTHNDHVEMKKWFFKFTRWIIQNYNADAFESTNISTWLDVQRAVYFLFTEQKQYLNSSSHIMPVKQKIDTQLTADGALPNEKSRVRSQHYVYYNLRAYMNLALVRKNRTGQDRDWPDLASQNYAGLRPALQSLISYLNGADASQYFSESENFDNCRYLDIFKPAAIAFESEEYDMISQQLLKSGCRDPNLTLVFPKLSDIKRETIR